Proteins encoded within one genomic window of Humulus lupulus chromosome 1, drHumLupu1.1, whole genome shotgun sequence:
- the LOC133811670 gene encoding nuclear pore complex protein NUP58 produces the protein MAFSLFSTPQQQQQPQSSLFQTQQQPQPFQQSSPFFSQPQQQQQQQTPQQFQPQQQQQQQQQSQLFQSQQQQSLLFQSQQQLQQQQQQQQQQQQQLFLFTNDKTPATYSTKWADLHPDSQKILLQIEERILEYRDESQRLDQCSRLYDSSVSSYGFEQDASHIVQELSGISTDMERQKALLLELMRVVKDMLRNTEVAVRSFMMLRPRFVHPNAGSASIATAPSQPSGATVAPGSSSQQTATSIVPVFDFYNGIPRKPSPFLQQTVARFEKYLNECRQWIEELEQLLFLDSEKNSCNAASLLQSLPKVMTNVHDFFVHVAAKVESIHQYIESMRTAYLADQRRRGDVSDPFLEADRRETARQEAAAKRVHPTLHLPANSQPPTQSTGLVSWGAQATSSTPQTSTAAPVASSGSGFSLFNTPSAPSSSMPSLFATPATSAPTSSLFGSSSATPQTSLFGSSSSLFGSSSTPSLLGSTAPAFGSATPAGSSLFSTPFASGAAMGSGASFGAASKSSKPKSRTGRR, from the exons ATGGCTTTTTCGTTATTTTCTACgccacaacagcagcaacaacccCAGTCATCGCTGTTTCAAACTCAGCAGCAGCCCCAGCCATTTCAGCAGTCCAGTCCCTTCTTTTCTCAACctcagcaacaacaacaacagcaaacGCCCCAACAGTTTCAAcctcaacaacaacaacagcagcagcagcaatctCAGTTGTTTCAGTCACAGCAGCAGCAATCTCTGTTGTTTCAATCTCAGCAGCAGCtgcaacaacaacagcagcaacagcagcagcaacaacaacagttGTTTTTGTTTACTAACGACAAAACTCCTGCGACTTATAGTACCAAGTGGGCTGATCTCCATCCTGATTCCCAGAAAATTTTACTTCAGATCGA GGAGCGGATACTGGAATATAGAGATGAGAGCCAGAGGCTCGATCAGTGTAGTCGGCTTTATGATTCCTCAGTTTCCAGTTATGGATTTGAGCAAGACGCAAGCCACATTGTTCAG GAGCTCAGTGGAATTAGTACCGATATGGAAAGGCAGAAAGCTTTGCTGTTGGAACTAATGAGAGTCGTGAAAGATATGTTACGAAACACTGAGGTTGCCGTTCGTTCTTTCATGATGCTACGTCCAAGGTTTGTTCATCCAAATGCAGGAAGTGCCTCTATTGCCACAGCACCATCACAGCCTTCTGGAGCAACAGTAGCACCAGGTTCTAGTAGTCAACAAACTGCTACCTCTATTGTCCCCGTTTTTGATTTCTACAATGGAATTCCGCGAAAACCTTCTCCTTTTCTACAGCAAACAGTTGCTAGGTTTGAAAAGTACCTCAATGAGTGTCGTCAGTGGATTGAAGAGTTAGAGCAGTTGCTTTTCTTAGATTCTGAAAAGAACTCTTGCAATGCTGCATCTTTGTTGCAGTCTCTTCCAAAAGTCATGACAAATGTCCATGACTTTTTTGTTCATGTTGCTGCTAAG GTGGAGAGTATTCATCAATATATTGAATCCATGAGAACAGCTTATCTTGCTGACCAACGCCGCCGAGGTGATGTGAGTGATCCATTTCTTGAAGCTGATCGACGTGAAACAGCAAGACAAGAAGCTGCTGCTAAAAGGGTTCATCCAACATTGCATTTGCCTGCAAATTCACAACCACCAACCCAATCTACAGGATTGGTCAGTTGGGGAGCTCAAGCAACATCAAGTACACCACAGACAAGTACAGCTGCTCCAGTAGCTTCATCAGGGAGTGGGTTTTCGCTCTTCAATACACCTTCTGCTCCATCTTCCTCCATGCCTTCTCTGTTTGCGACACCAGCTACTTCTGCTCCAACATCCTCTCTGTTTGGATCATCTTCTGCCACACCGCAGACATCTCTTTTTGGTTCTTCATCATCTTTATTTGGGTCTAGTTCCACCCCTTCCCTGCTTGGTAGTACTGCTCCAGCTTTTGGTTCTGCCACTCCTGCCGGAAGTTCACTATTTTCAACACCATTTGCTTCTG GTGCTGCAATGGGTTCTGGGGCTAGCTTTGGTGCTGCATCT AAATCATCAAAgccaaaatctcgaactggccgGCGCTAG
- the LOC133811700 gene encoding GDSL esterase/lipase At2g23540-like, with protein sequence MGMKTCSLVCVALFINWVFLAKAADDDHKGLGASFIFGDSLVDAGNNNYLSTLSKANIPPNGIDFKASGGNPTGRYTNGRTIGDIVGEELGQSHFAVPYLAPNASGKAILYGVNYASGGGGILNATGRIFVNRLGMDIQIDYFTITRKQFDKLLGPSKAKEFIMKKSFFSITVGANDFLNNYLLPVLSIGARISQSPDSFIDDMITHLRAQLTRLYKLDARKFVVGNVGPIGCIPYQKTINQLKQDQCVELPNKLAIQYNGRLKDLLTELTKTLPGSTFIYANVYDLVLELITNYDNYGFSTASRACCGNGGQFAGIIPCGPTSSMCSDRSKHVFWDPYHPSEAANVIIAKKLLDGEKRYISPMNLRQLKEL encoded by the exons ATGGGCATGAAAACTTGCTCTTTGGTTTGTGTTGCCTTGTTTATCAACTGGGTTTTTTTGGCTAAGGCTGCTGATGATGATCATAAAGGATTGGGAGCTTCGTTTATCTTTGGAGATTCTCTAGTTGATGCTGGAAATAATAATTATTTGTCAACTTTGTCTAAGGCAAATATTCCCCCTAATGGGATTGATTTCAAAGCTTCTGGTGGCAACCCCACTGGTCGATATACCAATGGGAGAACCATTGGTGATATAGTTG GTGAAGAATTGGGACAATCACACTTTGCTGTCCCATATTTGGCACCTAACGCATCAGGAAAAGCAATATTATATGGAGTGAATTATGCATCTGGTGGTGGGGGGATTTTGAATGCAACAGGAAGAATATTT GTTAATAGACTAGGAATGGATATACAGATAGACTATTTCACCATCACAAGAAAACAGTTTGACAAACTATTGGGTCCAAGTAAGGCAAAAGAGTTCATAATGAAGAAGTCATTTTTTTCCATCACTGTTGGAGCAAATGATTTCTTGAATAATTATTTACTCCCAGTACTCTCAATTGGAGCAAGAATTTCACAGAGCCCAGATTCTTTTATTGATGATATGATCACCCACTTAAGAGCCCAACTTACA AGACTGTACAAGTTGGATGCTCGGAAATTTGTGGTGGGAAATGTTGGTCCAATAGGCTGCATACCTTACCAAAAGACCATAAATCAACTAAAACAAGACCAGTGTGTTGAATTGCCTAATAAGTTAGCTATTCAATACAATGGCAGGTTGAAAGATTTGCTTACTGAACTAACTAAAACCCTCCCAGGTTCCACTTTTATCTATGCCAATGTTTATGATCTAGTTTTGGAGCTCATTACAAACTATGACAACTATG GCTTTTCAACAGCTAGTAGAGCTTGCTGTGGAAATGGGGGCCAATTTGCTGGAATAATTCCATGTGGACCAACTTCGAGTATGTGTTCAGATCGATCAAAGCATgtcttttgggatccttaccaTCCTAGTGAGGCAGCTAATGTTATAATCGCCAAGAAATTACTTGATGGAGAGAAAAGATACATTTCTCCTATGAACCTCAGACAACTTAAAGAACTttga
- the LOC133811683 gene encoding dof zinc finger protein DOF3.4, protein MPSETGEQCRRPPSKTQNSGSAAAQPPPEQEHLPCPRCDSTNTKFCYYNNYNFSQPRHFCKSCRRYWTHGGTLRDIPVGGGSRKNAKRSRTTSINSSGLSDHHLHHHALSATPVLLPLSANHQGGGGGASALHFGDVKPNVGGLCGGSFTSLLNTQSPGFLALGGFGLGLGGGLDDLGFGIGRGIWPFPGVGDGGDGGAGVGGNGGLRGIGNTWHFENGDHHGGAALVGGGGDFCSWAEPAISTPGNGLK, encoded by the coding sequence ATGCCATCCGAGACCGGAGAGCAGTGCCGGCGGCCACCGTCGAAGACCCAAAATTCAGGAAGTGCTGCGGCACAGCCTCCACCGGAGCAAGAGCATTTGCCTTGCCCTCGGTGTGACTCTACCAACACCAAGTTCTGTTACTACAACAACTACAACTTCTCTCAGCCTCGCCACTTCTGTAAGTCATGCCGACGCTATTGGACTCACGGAGGGACCCTTCGAGACATCCCTGTCGGGGGCGGCAGCCGTAAAAATGCCAAGCGCTCTCGCACCACTTCCATCAACTCCTCTGGTCTCTCCGATCACCACCTTCACCACCACGCCTTGTCCGCCACGCCGGTTTTGCTTCCTCTCTCGGCCAACCATCAGGGCGGCGGCGGTGGTGCGTCGGCGTTGCATTTTGGTGATGTGAAGCCCAACGTTGGTGGGCTTTGCGGTGGGAGCTTTACTTCTCTGTTAAACACTCAAAGCCCGGGATTCCTTGCTCTTGGTGGATTTGGGCTTGGGCTTGGTGGTGGGCTTGATGATTTGGGCTTTGGGATTGGGAGAGGGATTTGGCCTTTTCCTGGGGTGGGAGATGGTGGCGATGGTGGAGCTGGTGTAGGTGGCAATGGTGGTCTTAGAGGGATTGGTAACACGTGGCATTTTGAGAATGGTGATCATCATGGCGGAGCAGCCCTTGTTGGCGGCGGTGGAGATTTCTGTTCGTGGGCTGAACCAGCTATTTCAACCCCCGGAAATGGTCTCAAATGA
- the LOC133779860 gene encoding uncharacterized protein LOC133779860: MVSRNYRPSMEKSSIDLNHETSSTSVSETQPEHSVEGLENVVLHNEDESSGWSDEKILENAHQLYKSENNNSNFLLVDCWRLLNDEPKWNTMYQPKCGKRTKVSDTGAFTSSSNADISDDEVREVRPTGQKAAKRKGKEKKDTHARFIEISERKASALEKLVAIKEKEAEDNRMTKYMDYLIMDTSHMTPEQKKDHENLYYILTAIF; this comes from the exons ATGGTTTCAAGAAATTATAGGCCAAGTATGGAAAAGTCTAGTATTGATTTGAATCATGAAACATCATCGACATCTGTCTCTGAAACCCAACCTGAACATAGTGTTGAAGGGTTGGAAAATGTAGTTCTACACAATGAAGATGAATCAAG TGGTTGGTCTGATGAGAAAATTCTTGAGAATGCACATCAATTGTACAAATCTGAAAATAACAACTCAAATTTTCTACTTGTGGACTGTTGGAGATTGCTAAATGATGAGCCGAAATGGAATACAATGTACCAACCAAAATGTGGTAAGAGAACAAAGGTGTCAGATACAGGGGCatttacttcttcttccaatgcagaCATCAGTGATGATGAAGTACGTGAAGTGCGCCCTACTGGCCAAAAGGCAGCAAagagaaaagggaaggaaaaaaaagacaCACATGCTAGATTTATAGAGATTAGTGAACGGAAAGCATCTGCATTGGAGAAATTGGTGGCGATAAAGGAGAAAGAGGCAGAAGATAATAGGATGACAAAATACATGGATTATCTCATCATGGACACGTCGCATATGACTCCTGAACAAAAGAAAGATCATGAAAACTTGT actatattttaacggctatattttaa